In Solidesulfovibrio fructosivorans JJ], the sequence CAAGCCCGTGGACCTGGAAGCGCTGGCCCGGGCCATGGATGCGGTCATTCCCGAATGCCGGGAAGAGGCGTAACCGCGCCGATCCCTCCAGCCACCCGACGATAGGCGGCAACGGCCAGGGCGACGGCCGCGTCCCAGGTGAGCTCCCGCGCCCGGGCCAACCCCTTTCGCCGCAACGCGGCGGCCACGTCCGCGTCCGTCAGCACCCGTTCCAACGCGGCGGCCAGCCCATCGACGTCCGAAGGGTCGACCAAAAGCGCCGCATCTCCCGCCACCTCGGGCACGGCCGCGGCCGTGCTCGCCACGACCGGAGCGCCGCAGGCCATGGCCTCGGCCACGGGCAGGCCGAACCCCTCGCCGAAGCTCGGATAGGCAAAGGCCGCCGCGCCGCTGTAAAGCGCGGACAGGTCCTCCTGGGGCACGGAGCCGGCGAAAACGATGCCCTCCCCGCTCCCGCCGCGACGCATGGCTTCGTGGAACGCTGCGAAAAGCCGGTCCCGGCCGCCGGCCAGGACCAGAAACGGCGCGGCCGGTCCCATCTTCCGACGCAACACCTGATGCGCGGCCACGAGTCCCGGCAAATTCTTGCGCGGCTCGATGCGGCCGACATAGAGGAGGTAGCGGCCTTCCGGGAGCCCAAGCCGTCCCCGCATGGCGGCAAGGCGCCCCGGATCGGTCACGGGAAAAAAACCTTCGCCAACGCCGTTAGGGGCAAACGCCACCCTGTCCCCGGGCACGCGGTAGCGCGAAACGATCTCCCGGCGGCTGAAATCCGAAACGGTCAGCACCATCCCGGCCCGGCGGGCGCTGCCCGGATAAAGCAGCCGCATGAGCGAGCCGAGTCCCTTGGGGAAGTATTGGGGCAGGGTTTCGTGCAGGATGTCGTGCACCGTGAGCACCGTTGGCGGGCCGCCGACCAGGGGACCGACATACTGG encodes:
- a CDS encoding glycosyltransferase family 4 protein, producing the protein MRVGLDLHGLSDLMQGSRTYIANLAARLPFAAPDIDFVYYVADPQGPTARALAPGASNVVLRPIPPGRFGRLIRPFPARAAGEVDVLHCQYVGPLVGGPPTVLTVHDILHETLPQYFPKGLGSLMRLLYPGSARRAGMVLTVSDFSRREIVSRYRVPGDRVAFAPNGVGEGFFPVTDPGRLAAMRGRLGLPEGRYLLYVGRIEPRKNLPGLVAAHQVLRRKMGPAAPFLVLAGGRDRLFAAFHEAMRRGGSGEGIVFAGSVPQEDLSALYSGAAAFAYPSFGEGFGLPVAEAMACGAPVVASTAAAVPEVAGDAALLVDPSDVDGLAAALERVLTDADVAAALRRKGLARARELTWDAAVALAVAAYRRVAGGIGAVTPLPGIRE